A region of the Arachis hypogaea cultivar Tifrunner chromosome 15, arahy.Tifrunner.gnm2.J5K5, whole genome shotgun sequence genome:
GTATTGTTGCCATAAGGTTGTCACTTGTCAAAATATATCCATCTATCTATTTTACCATATATTAAATCAGAATTCAAAAGGGTGCCGCAGAATTAATCACGTTGAAAATACTGTATCTCCtccttctttattattattagagctTACTAGCTAGCTTCTACGTGTTTTGATTATGACTCTCAAAAACTGGCCTATAAACTACAGGTAGCTCAAGTTTgcaatcaaaaaataaattaaagaaacacaTTATATAATTGATCAATGTAAATAGATTAACTGATATATAAGTGCATAAATTATGTTATCTTGATTCAAAGACCTTATGAATGGCATGCATTGATACATTTTCTTTTGATCGAATAATTGAAGCCATAAAGCTCAGAGCTGTTGGGCTAGCATAACTTTTGGACACTAGCAGGTTTTGTTGGACTTAGTTGACTGGCAAAATCTTCTTTGAAAGCTCGGGTTTAATTTGACTCCACTTTTTTCTCCTCTATTTCCTTTTTGACACTTTTGGACACTCTTAAcagattaattataatttaataaactaACAATTAAAATCTTTAATTCAACATTtgactttactttttttttcactatttctatttttttatttattctcttttattcaaataatacaaATTTAGGGAGTTGTAATGAGTAAGATAGGATATAGTTTGAACTCCATCCTAATTCTATATGTGAgtcgaattttttttatacaaacttAGTCATATCCTACTTGTGGATTAAAATTCGAAAGTGGTCCTGAGATTAGGTGAGTTACACATAATCGTCATTGACTTCAAAAATTCCCAAAAAATATCCCTCACATTCAACTTCAGGACCCATAGTTGTCCTACTACTCTTTCCGGCACACAGTCAGCAAATGGAGTAATGATGTGGCACCTCCCATGCAATGCTAGAGCCAGCAACGACCAATTGACGTggcaaatctttattttttacctAATGTGGTCCTGGTCCCTTTAAAACCCTAAAAGCTAAGAACCATTACTGTATGCAGTATCTCTTCTTCCATTCTCCTTCGTCCCATAATTGTGATTCCACCGTTGTGATTTAATAGAGATTATGTTGAAGCTCTGAAGCGATATTTGGAGGTGAAGAGCAGGCTAGTGGGAACTCGATACGCTTAACAAGTAGTAGATACAGAGTGAAGATCCAAAATCGTAGTAGGACTGCGCGTATACCAGAATGGTGTGGTTGCAGCTGCCGAGTTGTTCTCTGGTGGTCTGGGACAAGTTCCAACCCAAATAAGTCATTTTTTGGGTGCCTAAATTACAATGTTAGCTGTAATTGTTGGTTTTTACTGATTTTTCATTCATTTCCCAAATTCTAATTTGGTTATTGAATCATTTATTGGGTGCAGACAATTAGTAAAAGATGGTGTGATTTATTTGTTTGGGCAGATGTCGGACAAGAGACTGTGCCTGCAAAATCAGAAAGTGTTAACTACACTGATGACTAGAAGATGACAGAAGGTTGAAGGCTGAAAAAATTGGAATCTGATGTTAGAATTTTGCAAACTAGTGCCACATCATTATTCCGTTTGCTAACTGTGTGATGGAAAGGGTAGCAAGGCAACTATGGGTCGTGGAGTTGAATGTGAGGGATGCTTTTaggaaattttagaattcaaggACAATTATGGGTAACTCACCCAATCTCAATCTCAAGGACCACTTTGGGGTTTTAGTCCTTACTCGCGGGTTAAAAACATTCCAACCATAACCCTACATGTTCTGAACCTGCAAGTATCCAGCTCTATTCGCAGATTACAAAAAAGATgtaacattattatataatttgatgggcatgcaaattaaaaatttaatacaaacaacacaatcattctATAAATAACACAATTATCccataaataatataaaacatcaaatatttaattctatataaaaatctttaataaaattaataatactaacacaaataaaattaatataaatctaTAAGCattttatttgatataattttatatttatatattactaatatagaattgacttttataaaaaaaagacgtGTTAAATCATTAACAGATaactttaatttgataatatttGATTTGACATccatctaaaatatatttttaagtaaatatataatacatacatatataaaatgTGAATTATTTAGATAGAATTAAGACTCGACCTCCGATTTATTTGTTACAAATCGAATTGACAATCTTATTTGATCTTAGTCGAATTGAATACTCAGAGGCAGGTATATGTTGCGGGTCCTAAATAGTAAATACAATACCCTAATCAAGGGGTTAAACAACAAGAAATGAACAAAGTGAGATCccttttgagatttgaatttgtttatttcatttaaaaaatgagaaagagagcAATAGGGTTGGTCCTTGATAAATAAGGAAGAGAAGCTCTTACAACTGTTGAGTTCACTGCTTCACAAAGACGATGGACATTGGCGACGACATTTTCTTCGATGACTGGGAGGACGCCATGCTCAACCAGCTCATCCAAGCCGAAGAGCTCGTCCTCTCTTCCATCGCCAAAccaacccaacaacaacaacaacaacaacaacccccGCCACAACTGCCACAACCGCCGCCACCGCATTCCGTTTGTGAACCCTTAGGGTTCTCTCCTCCTCGAGAGCTCTCTCAGAGGGCTCCCGATTTCGATTCTTTTCCTCTTCACCATCGTCATCATCAGCACCACTCTCCCCCTCGCCCCGCAAAACCCTCTTCTCATTATTCTTAtacatcttctttttcttcttccggtTTTGCCTCTGCTCCTCCTCGACCGCAAGATTCCGATAAGGACATCGAAATCGAACGGCTGAAGGTAATGTCAAAAATGTATATCAAACAATTTGTGGTTTTGGTGTGCAAGCTTGGAATTGAAAGTTGTGTCAGTCTTTTTATTTGCCTTAACCATCAGTAATATGATGCCATATTGTGTTATGATTATTTTGATAGTAGGAGTCTATGACGGAATCGGTCTTTGGTAACAGTGGCAATGCCTTTTagatatttcaaaatataattacAGTGTTAGGATAAGTTTTGCTAATTGAGGTGTTGAAACTGTAAGGTAATCGGATTTAGAGGACCGTTTAAAATCAATGCTGGTTTATATAGTTAACTGTTGATCAGCCCCTACCTGCATGCACTTTTAAAGTAGATTGATGAACTTGGAGTTCAAATAGCTAAGCTTCAGTTAAGCTTTTTTCTTATACTGAACTTGATGTTAATTTGTTGATGGCAAGATCAGACGGAGCTGGGACGTGCTTCAAATCAACTTGCAAATATGGTATGTTGGTATAAACTATACTCATTCATTTTGTTGTTGGTTGATGAAAACGTCATCCTTTGTAATTACAAGTTTCAGTAAGTTGGTGGTATGCTGTAACACAGTTGCTTGTTTTCAGGAGAAGGAGTGTCTCATGTTAATAAAGGAAAGAGACAAGAAAGAGGAACAACTCAGATTAATATCTTTGAAGAACGAAGAAGCAATTGCGCGTGCTAACTGTTCCAAGTCTGTAGACAAGTGAGccagtttttattttgttttgcacCTTGTATATAGATGTTCCAGTTATTTGGTTCTTCCCCTTTTAATGTTTATCAGGATTACATGTTAGCTATTTAACGTATTGTTGCTTTTATTTCATAATCATTGGACTTTGTGTTAGGAAGCCTATGGTCTGaatcagaaaataacaataaaattcaGTCTTTTTAAGTGAAACTGCTCTAGAATATGTACTTTTTTGCGTGTGTCTAATTTATATCACTTATCGATAGTCTACAGCAAGATTGGCCATAACCTATAGCCTTGCCAATTTGGTATTAATCAACAGTATCAGCTAAACAAATGGTTCACCTGAAGTAGCCCTTATGTTTTCTGTCTTCTTTTACATTATTAAACAGTTCTGTTGTACTCAATGAAATCACTGTTCTATTTCTTGGTTCTGAACTATGAATAACTGATTAATGTCTGTTGCCAGGCCTGACAATCATAAATTCTCCTCATTTGAAAATGGAATGTCATCAAAAGATCCAAGTGGTGAGACATGATTTACCGTGCTATCTTGAAAGAATTCTGTTGGCATCTGACATGATGTCACCCTGACATGATTTTTTGTTGTGTGCTAGTTGAGAAAACTTTTAAATCTAAGGGGGTTGAAACTGACATGGTTAGTCACCAAGAAGCTCAAGCTTCTCTAAGCAATGCTGTCCCTGCTTATCTTGATCTTTCCCAGAAGTTGCTGGCAATACAGGGAACTTCAGTTGGCAAAAGACTGGGAAGTAATGCAATATCGAAGTTGCTTGTGTGTTGCCATAGATACTTTCATACTCTTTTTGGATTCATGAGCATGAGTCTTCCCTCTGAAATACAAAGAAAATTACTCTCAGATATAAGCTCATCTGGAAGAGCTATACAATATCTCAAGGATTGTTTTCATACTGCAGAAGCAGCCAAGGTGTCACATCTCTATCTTGTGTTGA
Encoded here:
- the LOC112747468 gene encoding protein SENSITIVE TO UV 2-like isoform X3, whose product is MDIGDDIFFDDWEDAMLNQLIQAEELVLSSIAKPTQQQQQQQQPPPQLPQPPPPHSVCEPLGFSPPRELSQRAPDFDSFPLHHRHHQHHSPPRPAKPSSHYSYTSSFSSSGFASAPPRPQDSDKDIEIERLKTELGRASNQLANMEKECLMLIKERDKKEEQLRLISLKNEEAIARANCSKSVDKPDNHKFSSFENGMSSKDPSVEKTFKSKGVETDMVSHQEAQASLSNAVPAYLDLSQKLLAIQGTSVGKRLGSNAISKLLVCCHRYFHTLFGFMSMSLPSEIQRKLLSDISSSGRAIQYLKDCFHTAEAAKVSHLYLVLTKVNDGTYVLENMIEPLLDLCSMENVVIVQSSLFILHNLLKFLLEESKINSGRRDNVYTEQICIEKKTVDSIQLESVKDGTLFNEEVLSRKECWNLQNAPPTHVNWLNLFETMHQIVMRIKEESVRVEAVSIINMVLLKSNAYFERAQFNQNILFKTISGLLKKDAGLIVRRHALRLLYLALNCPNLLATFCCGCREGESTSAMDGHASVSDFKDFGTILQGLGDCVASCGGGLLELKLSRNAILVLAFLASSGKPGFEIFIGHRLSRGVTYLMLILQLLVSEVDHEARVGPF